A region of the Candidatus Stygibacter australis genome:
TTTTGCCAAAGAATATATTTCTTCTTATGAATTTAAAAGTAGTAAAACTGATTTGATCAATGCCGAAACGAGTCTTGTATCAGCAGAAATATACCTTGAAAAAGCAGATCAGAACCTGAATGAATATGCTGTGATCCGTTCTCCCATAGATGGGCTGGTGATCTCACGCGAAATAGAAGAAGGTCAGACTGTGCAGGCGAGTATGAGTGCGCCGACGCTTTTTATTCTGGCAGAAGGTTTGGAGCAGATGGAAATAGAAGCGCTGGTGGATGAGAGCGATATTGGCTTGATCAAGCATGGTCAAGATATCCGGTTCACAGTAGAAGCATATCCTGATTTAGAATTTTCTGGTGAAGTAAACCAGGTGCGGTTGCAATCCAAAGCCGTATCAGATGTGGTACATTACACTGTGATCTGTTCAGCGGATAATAGCAGCGGATTATTATTACCGGGAATGACAGCCACAATAGATTTTGTGGTAGATTCACGCGAGCAGGTGCAGGCAGTAACTAATAGCAGTTTAAATATCTCAATGCCGGAATCTGTACTGAAAGAGATGATGGAAGAGATGAAGAAGAAAATGTCAGGCAAAGAAAGACCCGTGAGAGGAAAAAGACCTAAAAGAAACACTGAAAGTGAGTCAGATATTATTAGTGTACTCTGGTATATATCGGAAGATGGCAGTTTTGGCAGAACTACGGTAGAAAAAGGGCTAAGTGACGGAATACATACTGAGATCACTAAAATACGAAACCTTCCTGATAAGGCCATGATCATCACCAAAGTAAATGGAACCCGCAGCACCACAACCACCTCTAATAATTCCCGTAACCGGATGCCTGGCGGACATGGTCCAGGGCTTTTCTAAATCATAAGGGATATTAAAATGAATAGCGTAATAGAAATGCAGGGTATTACCAAGAATTATCAGATGGGAGAAATGGAAGTCCGTGCCTTACGAGGGATAGATCTGAAGATAAACAGCGGGGAATTTGTAGCGATCATGGGAGCATCAGGTTCTGGCAAATCTACTCTAATGAACATTATCGGGTGTCTGGATGTGCTCACTGAAGGTGAATTTTACCTTGATGGTGAAAATATTCTCGATCTGGATGCTGATGACTTTGCTGAAATCCGCAACCGAAAAATCGGCTTCGTGTTCCAGGGATTTAATCTTCTGGCAAGAACTACTGCTCTGGAAAATGTAGAATTACCTTTATTGTATAATCAAAAGATCAAAATGCGCGAAGTAATGAATAAAGCCAAAGAAGCTCTCGCATTGGTGGGACTGGAAGATAGAATGGATCATGAGCCCAGTCAGCTATCTGGTGGACAGCAGCAGAGGGTTGCTATTGCCAGGGCACTTGTGAATGATCCTGCTTTGATACTGGCAGATGAGCCTACTGGTAATCTGGATAGCAGAACTTCTGTGGAAGTGATGAAGCTTTTTCAGGAATTAAATGATCAGGGCATCACAATTATACTGGTGACACATGAGCGTGATTTAGCTGAATATGCCAGGCGTAAAGTGGTTCTAAAAGATGGACATATCATTGAAGACAGTCAGATAGCAAAACGCCGGTTAGCAGCAGCAGACCTGCAAAAACTGCCTGAAGAGGATTGATAATGAGACTCATAGTATTATTCAAGATAGCTTTGAAAAGTATATTAAAAAACAAAATGCGCAGTTTCTTAACATCGCTGGGTATCATTATTGGTGTCTGCTCAGTAATCGTGATGGTGGGAGTGGGACAGGGTTCACAAAAGAAAATAGAAGATTCGATTTCCTCACTGGGCACAAACCTGATCCTTATATTCCCCAATCATGCCCGGTTTGGGGGAGTGAATGCTACCCGCAGCAGCAGACAAAGCCTGAAAGCCGACGATCCGCAGTACCTTACAGAATATGGGGAATATATCCTGGCATCAAGTGGCAGTATAAGTTCCCGGCAGCAGGTTGTGGGTGGAGTGAGTAACTGGAATACTAATATTGAAGGAGTGGGACCTGGCTATTTGACAATTAAAAGCTGGGAAATGGAAAGTGGAACTTTTTTTACTGAACGGGATAATAAATCAAAGAAGAAAGTATGCGTATTGGGCAAAACAGTAGCAGATGAGCTTTTCCCTGACACAGATGCCGTGGGACAGCGTTTGCGCATTGGCAGCAAGCCATTTACGATCATTGGAGTGTTAACAGAAAAAGGTGAAACTGCCATGGGTAATGACCAGGATGATGTGATCCTGGCGCCTACTAAAACCGTGTTGACCAGATTGCGTGGTAGAGATTTTCTTAATCAGATATATGTAAGTGCTATCAGTGAAGATGCTGTAGATGCTGCCCAGGAAGAAGTTGCTGAGCTTCTGCGGCAGAAACATGGCATTGAAACAGGTGAAACTGATGATTTCATTATCCGCACTCAAACAGAGATCACAGATATGGCGTCAGAGACT
Encoded here:
- a CDS encoding efflux RND transporter periplasmic adaptor subunit is translated as MAKRNKKKKFPWLLVFILLIIIPVVYFKFIKSEKASEITYETSEISVMDIESLVSSTGSLAAVGTVKVGTQVSGEIDSIFVDYNDQVTQDQVLAILDRTTLKSSFRDAQANLKRVKAQYDLLLEKFANDSTLFAKEYISSYEFKSSKTDLINAETSLVSAEIYLEKADQNLNEYAVIRSPIDGLVISREIEEGQTVQASMSAPTLFILAEGLEQMEIEALVDESDIGLIKHGQDIRFTVEAYPDLEFSGEVNQVRLQSKAVSDVVHYTVICSADNSSGLLLPGMTATIDFVVDSREQVQAVTNSSLNISMPESVLKEMMEEMKKKMSGKERPVRGKRPKRNTESESDIISVLWYISEDGSFGRTTVEKGLSDGIHTEITKIRNLPDKAMIITKVNGTRSTTTTSNNSRNRMPGGHGPGLF
- a CDS encoding ABC transporter ATP-binding protein → MNSVIEMQGITKNYQMGEMEVRALRGIDLKINSGEFVAIMGASGSGKSTLMNIIGCLDVLTEGEFYLDGENILDLDADDFAEIRNRKIGFVFQGFNLLARTTALENVELPLLYNQKIKMREVMNKAKEALALVGLEDRMDHEPSQLSGGQQQRVAIARALVNDPALILADEPTGNLDSRTSVEVMKLFQELNDQGITIILVTHERDLAEYARRKVVLKDGHIIEDSQIAKRRLAAADLQKLPEED
- a CDS encoding ABC transporter permease: MRLIVLFKIALKSILKNKMRSFLTSLGIIIGVCSVIVMVGVGQGSQKKIEDSISSLGTNLILIFPNHARFGGVNATRSSRQSLKADDPQYLTEYGEYILASSGSISSRQQVVGGVSNWNTNIEGVGPGYLTIKSWEMESGTFFTERDNKSKKKVCVLGKTVADELFPDTDAVGQRLRIGSKPFTIIGVLTEKGETAMGNDQDDVILAPTKTVLTRLRGRDFLNQIYVSAISEDAVDAAQEEVAELLRQKHGIETGETDDFIIRTQTEITDMASETSKTLTLLLAAIAGVSLVVGGIGIMNIMLVSVTERTREIGIRLAIGARGNDVLRQFLYEAITLSLTGGFLGIMLAFGITGFMNRFTSISAVINPQIVIIAALFSGAVGIFFGYYPARKAARLNPIDALRYE